The Streptomyces sp. NBC_01353 genome contains a region encoding:
- a CDS encoding SurA N-terminal domain-containing protein yields the protein MHRRTALSVSAALLAAAPLLAACGGEPHPGAAAVVGGERIEVSSLQAQVRDVRTAQQASPQAAELIQATGDLSREKLNVMIFDKVVDKVAADNGITASRGEIQKARAEFAEQSGGETQLAAMLLQQQGIAPDQIDTVVRRTVLMNKIAAKLGIANTPEGQQKLTEIFTAASKELDIDVNPRFGAWDDKKIQLGTYTPSWVRPITQDQAAAEAGA from the coding sequence TTGCACCGCCGCACAGCGCTCTCCGTCTCCGCCGCGCTCCTCGCCGCGGCCCCGCTGCTCGCCGCCTGCGGCGGTGAGCCCCACCCAGGGGCCGCTGCGGTCGTCGGCGGCGAACGGATCGAGGTGTCCAGCCTCCAGGCGCAGGTGCGCGACGTGCGGACCGCGCAGCAGGCGTCGCCGCAGGCGGCGGAGCTGATCCAGGCGACCGGGGACCTCAGCCGCGAGAAGCTCAACGTGATGATCTTCGACAAGGTCGTGGACAAGGTCGCCGCGGACAACGGGATCACCGCCTCCCGTGGGGAGATCCAGAAGGCGCGCGCCGAGTTCGCCGAGCAGAGCGGCGGCGAGACCCAGCTCGCCGCGATGCTGCTCCAGCAGCAGGGCATCGCCCCCGACCAGATCGACACGGTCGTCCGCCGCACGGTCCTCATGAACAAGATCGCCGCGAAGCTCGGCATCGCGAACACCCCCGAGGGCCAGCAGAAGCTCACCGAGATCTTCACCGCCGCGTCGAAGGAGCTCGACATCGACGTGAACCCGCGCTTCGGCGCCTGGGACGACAAGAAGATCCAGCTGGGCACGTACACCCCGTCCTGGGTACGCCCGATCACCCAGGACCAGGCGGCCGCGGAAGCGGGCGCGTAG